The following proteins are encoded in a genomic region of Peromyscus maniculatus bairdii isolate BWxNUB_F1_BW_parent chromosome 12, HU_Pman_BW_mat_3.1, whole genome shotgun sequence:
- the C12H22orf39 gene encoding synaptic plasticity regulator PANTS — MAVAGRWQPPRPCEVYRAEWELCRSAGHLLHHYYVHGERPDCRQWLRDLASCREWEESRSPQAQRSLCESEQARVQAAQKQTLVWASRQRPPADWNLPLPQEKDK; from the exons ATGGCGGTCGCCGGCCGCTGGCAG CCTCCCCGGCCCTGCGAGGTCTACCGCGCCGAGTGGGAGCTCTGCCGCAGCGCCGGGCACCTCCTACACCACTACTACGTCCACGGCGAGCGGCCGGACTGCAGGCAGTGGCTGCGCGACCTGGCCAGCTGCCGCGAGTGGGAGGAGAGCCGCAGCCCGCAGGCCCAG CGATCGCTCTGTGAGAGTGAGCAGGCACGGGTCCAGGCTGCACAGAAGCAGACCCTGGTGTGGGCCTCGAGGCAGAGACCCCCTGCAGACTGGAACCTCCCTCTGCCACAGGAGAAGGACAAGTGA